One genomic segment of Bacteroidota bacterium includes these proteins:
- a CDS encoding right-handed parallel beta-helix repeat-containing protein, with protein sequence MGTFDISRINFDKKKHYTSVRMQQGRVLTDDDWNENERIDKEIQRVTNSEIIGSFGTSNDGFKIENLRLDSGLINFDILPGTLYLGGLRLELEEMETYRLQKDWLQQPALLNGSPDISESEQYDLVYLETWQQAVSAVEDSSLFEVALGGPDTTTRVRNMRRVLIASGIGQCSCVEAWNKLVEQWQAENKGTLNKQHERIADIQLKVTFLNTGLPDDLCSPSAAGGYLGAENQAIRVQLIDNNHFTWGFDNAAPFYKVTISADGKTVHVITDPKDQYHWPLSNQVVEILPWSAVLSNGEKVAAQQGHLTKVESSYDPDSGEFTIVDSLPADFGADWKSRANKDDLDDQDPAEYFYMRIWNRGDDLSSDSKINITFGTPQLLGHTGLQITITGNDAVASDFWVIAARPETPNLVVPWELEHGLPPHGVRRFFAPLALIQWMPSTFNEGNLEGKIIHDCRKKFHPLTEQGCCCTFTVGDGKQSQGDFNSIQEAVDNLPGAGGKICVLAGEHIANVSILNRKQIRISGCGEHSIVRPSSDKMDAPIFLIQNSQKIQIDNLTLMALDGIAVEVNDTKDSKVGSEKITIKENQIIAGIHAIRITATDIGIDNCIDILYNQIGMMDKPIGKAAIFSIADDVLIERNRIVVIPAPNKDDPDDPRNPDNPGDKDPFDPCRDPRLSYVNGFSLAYYSYSLIRYVVIYNPSGRFIKGYQAEGGIQIGGTSERVRILENEIIGGKGNGITLGHLTQVYSRNYTTAFSYNDNNFEYSPLYEIIIERNKIFQMGLSGISALLYGGESSHLSIVNDISIYRNHIRYCTHQLPERNSNTSSTNLAFGGIILNDCENGNISENRIEENGRSETIPVCGIYIFYGEKIIISTNYIVKNGLPITDNDTPIIAGARGGIVIKMSFKAADFKNVFDAKIPSFDGIPAVKLIDNIVEQPLGHALFIMAFGPVSAIGNQFTSLSTDKTNMLSLFASSVLIFNLGVSKDLLLIGFQNMANSNSPTSDGSALSTSYLQLLQSLQYLPNGKVMFSGNQTTLDMRSASINFGISSQLICSLDDIAFNNNQSELAGFLSLEKGSTSFDLMLFNTMLIAATIRSNDNRFSDGLALTFYSLFSYGYMNTALGNQSTHCLMTFGTLRSIYHNIILIDDLCNDQKQYLSEAMAVPVGKDY encoded by the coding sequence ATGGGAACGTTTGATATATCCAGAATAAATTTCGATAAAAAGAAACATTATACTAGTGTTCGCATGCAGCAAGGCCGTGTGTTGACAGATGATGATTGGAATGAAAATGAACGGATAGATAAGGAAATTCAAAGAGTTACCAACTCTGAGATTATTGGTTCATTCGGAACCTCCAACGATGGTTTTAAGATTGAAAACCTGCGATTGGATTCGGGGCTCATCAATTTTGATATTCTACCCGGCACTCTATATCTGGGGGGCTTGCGTTTGGAATTGGAAGAGATGGAAACTTACCGCCTTCAAAAAGATTGGCTACAACAACCTGCACTTTTAAATGGTAGTCCCGACATTTCAGAAAGTGAACAATACGATCTAGTATATCTTGAAACATGGCAGCAGGCTGTAAGTGCGGTAGAGGATAGTTCTTTATTTGAAGTGGCACTTGGTGGTCCGGATACCACAACACGAGTTAGGAATATGCGGCGTGTACTTATTGCATCTGGTATAGGTCAGTGTTCTTGTGTAGAAGCATGGAACAAATTAGTTGAACAATGGCAAGCTGAAAATAAGGGAACACTAAATAAGCAGCATGAACGGATTGCAGATATTCAACTTAAAGTAACTTTTCTAAATACCGGATTACCCGACGACCTTTGTTCACCTTCTGCTGCTGGCGGTTATTTGGGAGCAGAAAATCAAGCGATTCGTGTTCAACTAATAGATAACAACCATTTCACCTGGGGATTTGACAATGCAGCACCATTTTATAAAGTAACTATCTCGGCGGATGGAAAAACAGTGCATGTGATAACCGATCCCAAGGATCAATATCATTGGCCTTTGAGTAATCAGGTTGTAGAAATATTGCCGTGGTCAGCCGTGTTGTCAAATGGTGAAAAAGTAGCAGCTCAACAAGGTCATTTAACTAAGGTAGAAAGTTCCTACGATCCTGATTCCGGAGAATTTACAATTGTAGATTCTTTGCCAGCAGATTTCGGTGCTGACTGGAAAAGCAGAGCTAATAAGGATGATTTAGATGACCAAGATCCAGCAGAATATTTTTATATGCGGATTTGGAACAGAGGAGATGACCTTTCTTCCGATTCAAAAATCAATATCACTTTTGGAACACCACAACTTCTGGGACACACCGGATTGCAAATAACCATTACCGGAAATGATGCGGTTGCCAGTGATTTTTGGGTTATTGCCGCCAGACCTGAAACGCCAAATCTGGTTGTTCCCTGGGAATTAGAACATGGATTGCCACCACATGGAGTTCGACGTTTTTTTGCACCGCTTGCACTTATTCAATGGATGCCAAGCACTTTCAATGAAGGGAATTTAGAGGGAAAAATTATTCATGATTGCAGGAAAAAATTTCATCCACTCACAGAGCAGGGATGCTGTTGCACTTTTACCGTAGGTGATGGTAAACAAAGTCAAGGTGATTTTAATAGCATTCAAGAAGCCGTAGATAATTTACCGGGTGCGGGGGGTAAAATTTGTGTTTTAGCCGGCGAGCATATCGCCAATGTTTCCATTTTAAATCGCAAACAAATTAGAATATCCGGTTGTGGTGAACACAGTATTGTTCGGCCTTCTTCTGATAAAATGGATGCGCCGATTTTTCTAATACAGAATTCTCAAAAAATACAAATTGATAATCTGACTTTAATGGCTTTGGATGGAATTGCAGTAGAAGTAAATGATACCAAAGATTCCAAAGTAGGTTCAGAGAAAATAACCATTAAGGAAAATCAAATTATAGCAGGAATTCATGCTATCAGAATTACAGCTACCGATATCGGAATTGACAATTGTATAGATATTTTATACAATCAAATTGGTATGATGGATAAGCCGATTGGTAAAGCTGCGATTTTTAGCATCGCCGATGATGTATTGATAGAACGCAATAGAATAGTTGTGATTCCAGCACCTAATAAAGATGATCCTGATGACCCAAGAAACCCAGATAATCCTGGTGATAAAGATCCATTCGATCCATGTAGAGATCCAAGATTAAGTTATGTAAACGGTTTTTCACTTGCCTATTATTCTTACAGTTTAATTAGATATGTTGTGATTTATAATCCTTCAGGAAGATTCATTAAAGGTTATCAAGCAGAAGGAGGAATACAAATAGGGGGTACTTCCGAAAGAGTGCGGATATTAGAAAACGAAATTATTGGTGGCAAGGGAAATGGAATTACATTAGGTCATTTAACTCAAGTTTATAGTAGAAATTACACTACTGCATTTTCCTATAATGATAATAATTTTGAATACTCACCCTTGTATGAAATAATTATTGAAAGGAATAAAATTTTTCAAATGGGGTTAAGTGGTATTAGTGCATTGCTTTATGGAGGCGAAAGTTCGCATCTTTCTATTGTAAATGATATTTCCATTTACCGAAATCATATCAGATATTGTACGCATCAATTACCTGAAAGAAATTCTAATACATCTTCAACCAATTTAGCTTTTGGAGGAATTATTTTAAACGATTGCGAAAATGGTAACATCAGTGAAAACAGGATAGAAGAAAATGGTCGAAGTGAAACCATTCCTGTGTGTGGGATTTATATTTTTTATGGTGAAAAAATTATTATCTCCACCAATTACATTGTTAAAAACGGGTTGCCAATTACAGATAATGACACGCCGATAATTGCCGGAGCCCGTGGTGGCATCGTTATTAAAATGTCTTTTAAAGCAGCGGATTTTAAAAATGTTTTTGATGCAAAAATTCCTTCATTTGATGGGATTCCCGCAGTTAAATTAATAGATAATATTGTTGAACAGCCTTTAGGCCATGCACTATTTATTATGGCATTTGGTCCGGTTTCCGCAATTGGAAATCAATTTACTTCATTGAGTACTGATAAAACAAATATGTTATCATTATTTGCCTCATCCGTTTTAATTTTCAATCTGGGTGTTTCCAAAGATTTGCTTTTAATAGGATTTCAAAATATGGCAAATTCAAATTCACCTACAAGTGATGGTTCTGCATTAAGCACGTCTTATTTACAATTGTTACAATCGCTTCAATATTTGCCAAATGGAAAGGTGATGTTTTCTGGTAATCAAACTACTCTTGACATGCGTTCGGCATCCATAAATTTTGGAATAAGCTCCCAATTAATTTGCTCTCTGGATGACATTGCATTTAATAATAATCAGTCTGAATTGGCCGGCTTTTTATCATTGGAAAAAGGCAGTACATCTTTCGATTTAATGTTATTCAATACTATGCTGATTGCAGCTACCATTCGCTCAAATGATAATAGATTTTCAGATGGATTGGCGTTAACCTTTTATTCCTTATTTTCTTATGGTTACATGAATACTGCGCTAGGTAATCAATCAACACATTGTTTGATGACTTTTGGTACTTTGCGTTCTATTTATCACAATATTATTTTAATTGATGATTTGTGTAATGACCAAAAGCAATATTTGAGTGAAGCAATGGCAGTGCCTGTCGGAAAGGATTATTAA
- a CDS encoding insulinase family protein has translation MKNYFAFLLFALCCNIAIAQQNTTYPTIDIPYKIYTLDNGLTLIVSEDHKVPMVSFDIWYHVGSKNEKPGKTGFAHLFEHIMFTGAEHYPDFDKVMQTVGGGSNNGTTNSDRTNFYENFTPSGLDRVLWLESDRMGFLLNGLDSANIEVQRGVVQNEKRQRENQPYAIAYELSVINTYPQNHPYSHTVIGSMDDLSAATVEDIKDWFREYYGPNNATISICGDVNADEVFEKVKKYFGEIPASVPLVKQGEWIAKMNGTHTVIAQDRVAQPLLQKTWNIPAWGSKEGAYLDLLSTVLTNGASSRLYKRLITDEELCSEIWSYTNGQEIGQQIEIGAFVNDENDIDKVNAIIDEELMKIFTNGVTENELHLAKTNYFSYIIKSLERIDSKSDMLAENQVFGGSPDYYKTYQDYIRNATPADLKNAANMWLKDGEFILKIIPYPDYTTSDVILDRTKMPEVGTITSMKFPEIKTLTLSNGVNVYLIERHETPIVNMSVLFNVGYETDELSKAGTSRLMTDLLLKGTTTKTAEQINNNINALGADLYTTNGLEKTKINLVALKNNFKQSVDLLSDVLINANFPTSEFDRLKKEQIIAIEQESANPNQLASRVLPQLMYGKSVANGLPSSGSGYKETVASITKEDVVNHFQKNLGYKNATIFVVGDITESELKPILEKSLSNWKAGDKANKVTLAKPELKTSKIYFIDMPGAQQSVIRAAELFVVEKNIEKNEAMEMMNTLLGGSFLSRLNMNLREDKHWSYGAGSFFSNTKQQSQYTIYTSVQTDKTKESLIEILKELTAINKKNVITDSEFKQQQAATLMELPGNYEANSDLSYNLEDVIFYDKGLSYLNNISTTIQALTLTNVHAAAEQYITPKNLTWLVIGDKSKVYEGLKELDWGEVIELDKNGEVVK, from the coding sequence ATGAAAAATTATTTTGCATTTCTATTGTTCGCTTTGTGTTGCAACATCGCTATTGCACAACAAAATACCACCTACCCTACTATTGATATTCCGTATAAAATTTATACGCTGGATAATGGATTAACATTGATAGTAAGTGAAGACCATAAAGTACCTATGGTATCATTTGATATTTGGTATCATGTGGGCAGCAAAAATGAGAAGCCGGGTAAAACTGGATTTGCACATTTGTTTGAACATATTATGTTTACCGGAGCAGAACATTATCCCGACTTTGATAAAGTAATGCAAACCGTTGGCGGAGGAAGTAATAACGGAACTACCAATAGCGACAGAACAAATTTTTATGAAAACTTTACTCCTTCGGGTTTGGATAGAGTATTGTGGTTAGAATCGGATCGGATGGGATTTTTATTAAATGGATTGGATAGTGCAAATATTGAAGTACAAAGAGGTGTTGTACAAAATGAAAAACGACAAAGAGAAAACCAACCCTATGCAATTGCTTATGAATTATCAGTAATAAATACTTATCCTCAAAATCATCCTTACTCGCATACTGTAATTGGGTCTATGGATGATTTAAGTGCAGCTACAGTTGAGGATATTAAAGATTGGTTTCGTGAATACTATGGACCTAATAATGCAACCATATCAATTTGTGGTGATGTAAATGCAGATGAAGTTTTTGAAAAAGTAAAAAAATATTTTGGTGAAATTCCGGCAAGTGTTCCTTTAGTAAAACAAGGTGAATGGATTGCAAAAATGAATGGCACACACACTGTAATTGCGCAGGACAGAGTAGCACAACCTCTATTGCAAAAAACATGGAATATACCGGCATGGGGAAGTAAAGAAGGTGCTTATTTAGATTTATTAAGTACAGTGCTAACTAATGGCGCATCTTCCAGATTATACAAGCGATTAATTACTGATGAGGAATTGTGTTCAGAAATTTGGAGCTATACAAACGGACAAGAGATTGGCCAACAAATAGAAATAGGCGCATTTGTGAATGATGAAAATGATATAGATAAAGTGAATGCAATTATTGATGAAGAATTGATGAAAATATTTACGAATGGAGTTACCGAAAATGAATTACATCTTGCCAAGACAAATTATTTTTCCTACATAATAAAATCATTGGAGCGTATTGACAGCAAGAGTGATATGCTAGCAGAAAACCAGGTATTCGGCGGCAGTCCGGATTATTATAAAACTTATCAGGACTATATTAGAAATGCCACACCTGCTGATTTAAAGAACGCAGCAAACATGTGGCTAAAAGACGGGGAATTTATTTTAAAAATTATCCCCTACCCCGATTACACCACATCCGATGTAATTCTTGATAGAACAAAGATGCCGGAGGTTGGCACAATTACTTCCATGAAATTTCCCGAAATAAAAACATTGACTTTAAGCAATGGAGTAAACGTATATTTAATAGAGCGCCATGAAACACCAATTGTGAATATGAGTGTTTTATTTAATGTAGGATATGAAACGGATGAATTATCAAAAGCAGGCACTTCAAGATTAATGACCGATTTATTATTAAAAGGAACAACAACAAAAACTGCCGAACAAATTAATAATAACATCAATGCTTTAGGAGCTGATTTGTATACAACAAATGGTTTGGAAAAAACTAAAATAAATTTAGTTGCCTTAAAAAATAATTTTAAACAGAGTGTAGATTTATTAAGTGATGTTTTAATAAATGCCAATTTTCCGACATCTGAATTTGATCGTTTAAAAAAAGAACAGATAATTGCGATTGAACAGGAAAGTGCAAATCCAAATCAATTAGCATCACGGGTACTTCCACAATTGATGTATGGAAAATCTGTCGCCAATGGCTTACCATCCAGCGGAAGTGGCTATAAAGAAACTGTAGCGTCAATTACTAAGGAGGATGTAGTAAATCATTTTCAAAAAAACTTAGGCTATAAAAACGCAACCATATTTGTGGTAGGAGATATCACAGAATCCGAGTTAAAACCTATTTTAGAAAAAAGTTTATCGAATTGGAAAGCCGGTGATAAAGCAAATAAAGTAACACTTGCAAAACCGGAATTAAAAACATCGAAAATATATTTTATTGATATGCCGGGAGCGCAACAATCTGTTATTAGAGCAGCAGAATTATTTGTTGTTGAAAAAAATATAGAAAAAAATGAAGCCATGGAAATGATGAACACATTATTGGGAGGCTCATTTCTATCCAGGTTGAATATGAATTTAAGAGAAGACAAACATTGGAGTTATGGTGCAGGAAGTTTTTTTAGCAATACAAAACAACAATCTCAATATACAATTTATACATCTGTGCAAACAGATAAAACAAAAGAAAGCTTAATTGAAATTTTAAAAGAATTAACAGCAATAAATAAAAAAAATGTAATTACGGATAGTGAATTCAAACAACAGCAAGCTGCTACCTTAATGGAGTTACCCGGAAATTATGAAGCCAATAGTGACTTAAGCTACAACTTGGAGGATGTTATCTTTTACGATAAAGGATTAAGTTATCTAAATAATATTTCAACAACTATACAAGCATTAACGCTGACAAATGTACATGCCGCTGCAGAGCAATATATCACTCCAAAAAATTTAACTTGGTTAGTTATTGGAGATAAAAGCAAAGTATATGAAGGCTTGAAAGAATTAGATTGGGGAGAAGTAATTGAATTAGATAAAAATGGGGAGGTGGTGAAATAA